In Helianthus annuus cultivar XRQ/B chromosome 9, HanXRQr2.0-SUNRISE, whole genome shotgun sequence, the following are encoded in one genomic region:
- the LOC110875991 gene encoding 36.4 kDa proline-rich protein-like: protein MALEPVVAPDPAPEHDPVLDDAPALAPPMADLPIFAPPLVDDPIVDIPLPDPMPTLLDRAPFATHIDPRYADTRNRWIEDDDDYPPFVLPVTPPVAPVSAPTDIPSFPPHTTDAHRTDLPITFLQDIPPPRPGEGLSRQPPVSVPPVLSSSFPFLS from the coding sequence ATGGCCCTAGAGCCTGTTGTTGCTCCTGATCCTGCACCAGAGCACGACCCTGTTCTTGATGATGCACCAGCTCTTGCACCACCCATGGCTGACCTACCCATTTTTGCACCACCATTGGTGGATGATCCTATTGTTGATATACCATTACCTGATCCCATGCCGACATTGCTTGACCGTGCACCTTTCGCCACACACATAGATCCTCGTTATGCTGACACCCGCAACAGGTGGATCGAGGATGATGACGATTACCCACCGTTTGTGCTACCTGTCACTCCTCCCGTAGCACCTGTTTCTGCACCCACTGATATCCCATCGTTTCCCCCACACACCACAGACGCCCATCGTACTGATCTTCCCATTACGTTcctccaggacataccgccacctcgtCCTGGAGAGGGTTTATCGAGACAGCCGCCTGTTTCTGTTCCACCCGTACTGTCATCATCTTTTCCGTTCCTGTCATAG